A single region of the Mugil cephalus isolate CIBA_MC_2020 chromosome 4, CIBA_Mcephalus_1.1, whole genome shotgun sequence genome encodes:
- the tada3l gene encoding transcriptional adapter 3 — protein sequence MSELKDCPPLKYYDFKPVEHVKVCPRYTAVLGRSEDDGIGIEELDTLQLELETLLSSASRRLRALEEQRQILTDWQDKKGDKRFLKMGKDPDPAASSRHKPKKQKLDGKGGHGPGPGPGRPKSKNLQPKLQEYDFTDDPQDIPRTPKNDAPNRFWASVEPYCADITNEEIRLLEELLKPPEDEAEYFKIPALGKHYSQRWAQEDLLEEQREGARANDKKKNLMGGPLSELDAKDVDSLLKKSESQHESPEDGCPFGPLTQRLLQALVEENIISPMEDSPIPDISGKDANDGAGTSPRSQGKAFSVPHTRSLEARIKEELVAQGLLDSEERPGPGGDSEDEVLAELQKRQAELKALSAHNRSRKQELLRLAREEMRKQELRQRVRVSDNEVMEGFRRIMAARQKKRTPTKKEKDQAWKALKERESILKLLDG from the exons ATGAGTGAGCTGAAGGACTGCCCCCCGCTCAAATACTACGACTTCAAGCCCGTGGAGCATGTCAAGGTGTGTCCCCGCTACACTGCAGTGCTGGGCCGCTCAGAGGACGATGGCATCGGCATCGAAGAGCTGGACACCctgcagctggagctggagacaCTTCTGTCCTCGGCCAGTCGCCGCCTCCGAGCcctggaggagcagagacag ATCCTCACAGACTGGCAAGACAAGAAGGGAGACAAGCGCTTTCTGAAAATGGGGAAAGACCCCGATCCCGCCGCCTCATCTCGCCACAAGCCAAAGAAGCAGAAACTGGATGGCAAAGGAGGTCACGGGCCAGGCCCAGGTCCCGGCAGACCCAAATCCAAAAACCTGCAGCCAAAACTTCAAGAGTATGATTTTACAGACGATCCACAAGACATTCCTCGCACTCCCAAAAATGACGCTCCAAACAG attctGGGCTTCAGTCGAGCCATATTGTGCAGATATTACAAATGAAGAGATACGACTGCTTGAAGAGCTTCTGAAACCTCCGGAGGACGAGGCTGAGTATTTCAAA ATTCCGGCGCTGGGGAAACACTACTCTCAGCGGTGGGCTCAGGAGGATCTGCTGGAGGAACAGAGGGAAGGAGCACGAGCCAAcgacaagaagaagaacctcATGGGAGGTCCGCTGTCAGAACTGGATGCTAAAG ATGTGGACTCGCTGCTGAAGAAGTCAGAATCCCAACATGAATCTCCCGAAGATGGCTGTCCCTTTGGTCCTCTCACACAGCGTCTGCTGCAGGCCCTCGTAGAG GAGAACATTATATCCCCCATGGAGGATTCACCTATACCAGACATTTCAGGGAAGGATGCTAATGACGGTGCTGGGACTTCCCCTCGAAGTCAAGGGAAAGCATTTAG cGTTCCTCACACACGTTCCCTGGAGGCACGAATCAAAGAGGAGCTGGTAGCTCAGGGGCTGCTGGATTCTGAGGAGAGACCTGGACCGGGAGGAGACTCCGAGGACGAGGTCCTGGCCGAGCTGCAGAAGAGACAAGCAGAGCTGAAAGCGTTGAGCGCTCACAACAGATCCAGAAAGCAGGAGCTCCTCCG GCTGGCGAGAGAAGAGATGCGCAAGCAGGAGCTGAGGCAGAGAGTCAGGGTGTCTGACAACGAGGTGATGGAGGGATTTCGGCGAATCATGGCAGCCAGGCAGAAGAAACGCACTCCGACCAAGAAGGAGAAAGACCAGGCCTGGAAGGCGCTGAAGGAGAGGGAAAGCATCCTCAAGTTACTGGACGGATAG
- the LOC125007008 gene encoding actin-related protein 2/3 complex subunit 4, translating to MTATLRPYLNAVRATLQAALCLENFSSQVVERHNKPEVEVRSSKELLLQPVVISRNDKEKVLIEGSINSVRVSIAVKQADEIEKILCHKFMRFMMMRAENFFILRRKPVEGYDISFLITNFHTEQMYKHKLVDFVIHFMEEIDKEISEMKLSVNARARIVAEEFLKNF from the exons ATG ACAGCGACTCTGCGCCCCTACTTGAACGCTGTGAGGGCCACCCTGCAGGCTGCCCTCTGTCTGGAGAACTTCTCCTCTCAGGTGGTGGAGCGTCACAACAAGCCTGAGGTGGAGGTCAG GAGCAGTAAGGAGCTGCTACTCCAGCCTGTGGTGATCAGCCGTAATGACAAGGAGAAGGTCCTCATCGAGGGATCCATCAACTCTGTCAGAGTCAGCATCGCTGTCAAGCAG GCTGATGAGATTGAGAAGATCCTTTGCCACAAGTTCATGCGCTTCATGATGATGAGAGCGGAGAACTTCTTCATTCTGAGGAGGAAACCAGTTGAG GGGTATGACATTAGCTTCTTGATCACCAACTTCCACACGGAGCAGATGtacaaacacaagctggtggactTTGTCATCCACTTCATGGAGGAGATCGACAAGGAGATCAGCGAGATGAAACTGTCCGTCAATGCCAGGGCTCGTATCGTTGCTGAAGAATTCCTCAAGAAC TTCTGA